A genomic stretch from Vanrija pseudolonga chromosome 6, complete sequence includes:
- the CDC3 gene encoding Cell division control protein 3: MADAAYAYEPANGTPEHVAEAAQAHQDEVAAASHQQQAPVSYLNADGATNGTHSPNLNGDATSNHSAAGAGALANVPTVLRKTLSSWVGFSNLPNQVHRRSVRRGFQFVAMVVGESGLGKSTLINTLFETKLYQPKVIPDPGADRGKTVQIESISAEIEENGVRLKLTVVDTPGFGDYVNNEECWKPIVDNIEARYDAYLEQENRVNRLKMTDNRVHACIYFIQPTGHALKPIDIEFLKRLHTKVNLIPVIAKADTLTEEEVELFKQRVLADIEYHGIRIFQPPSYEKDDEETAQENDEIISKIPFAVVGSDSVVQAPDGRHVRGRSYPWGVIEVDNEQHCDFVKLRQMLVRTHMEELREHTNDVLYENYRTDKLRAMGVAQDESVFKETNPAVKQAEERAMHEAKLAKMEAEMKMVFQQKVQEKEQKLKQSEEELYARHREMKEALEKQRLELEDKKRRIESGRPLTPEKGSKKRFGLGK; the protein is encoded by the exons ATGGCCGACGCAGCCTACGCCTACGAACCCGCCAACGGCACGCCCGAGCACGTCGCAGAGGCCGCTCAGGCCCAccaggacgaggtcgccgccgcgtctcaccagcagcaggcccCCGTCTCGTACctcaacgccgacggcgcgaccAACGGCACCCACTCGCCCAACCTCAACGGCGATGCCACGTCCAACCAcagcgccgctggcgccggcgccctcgccaacgtcCCCACCGTCCTCCGCAAGACGCTCTCGTCCTGGGTCGGTTTCTCAAACCTCCCCAACCAGGTTCACCGCCGCAGTGTCAG GCGCGGATTCCAGTTCGTCGCCATGGTTGTCG GCGAGTCTGGTCTCGGCAAGTCGACTCTGATCAACACGCTGTTCGAGACCAAGCTGTACCAGCCCAAGGTCATCCCCGACCCCGGAGCTGACCGCGGCAAGACTGTCCAGATCGAGTCCATCTCGGCCG AGATTGAGGAGAACGGCGTTCGTCTCAAGCTtaccgtcgtcgacacgcccGGTTTCGGTGACTACGTGAACAACGAGGAGTG ctGGAAGCCCATTGTCGACAACATTGAGGCCCGTTACGATGCCTACCTTGAGCAGGAGAACCGTGTCAACCGCCTCAAGATGACCGACAACCGTGTTCACGCGTGCATCTACTTTATCCAGCCCACTGGCCACGCCCTCAAGCCCATTGACATCGAGTTCCTCAAGCGCCTGCACACCAAGGTCAACCTCATCCCCGTCATTGCCAAGGCCGACAcgctcaccgaggaggaggtcgagctctTCAAGCAGCGCGTTCTCGCCGACATTGAGTACCACGGCATCCGCATCTTCCAGCCCCCCTCGTacgagaaggacgacgaggagactGCCCAGGAGAACGACGAGATCATCAGCAAGATTCCCTTTGCTGTTGTCGGTTCCGACAGCGTCGTCCAGGCGCCCGACGGACGCCACGTTCGTGGCCGTTCGTACCCATGGGGTgtcatcgaggtcgacaacgAGCAGCACTGCGACTTTGTCAAGCTCAGGCAGATGCTCGTCCGCACGCACATGGAGGAGCTCCGTGAGCACACCAACGACGTGCTGTACGAGAACTACCGAACGGACAAGCTCCGTGCCATGGGTGTCGCCCAGGACGAGAGCGTGTTCAAGGAGACGAA ccccgctgtcaagcaggccgaggagcgcgccatgcacgaggccaagctcgccaagatgGAGGCCGAGATGAAGATGGTCTTCCAGCAGAAGGTGCAGGAGAAGGAGCAGAAGCTCAAGCagtccgaggaggagctctACGCTCGTCACCGCGAGATGAAGGAGGCACTCGAGaagcagcgcctcgagctcgaagACAAGAAGCGGCGTATCGAGAGCGGCCGTCCTCTGACCCCCGAGAAGGGCTCC AAAAAGCGGTTCGGCCTTGGCAAGTAA
- the taf6 gene encoding Transcription initiation factor TFIID subunit 6 codes for MPAPHMMGIYPSESIQEVAQSLPLDPLGPGAADLLAGDVEYRLHFLLQEAKKFMVHGKRTTLTPEDVEYAMEALNVEPVLVPPRPLPQAPFHAVPVSAGQNPQQQLYHEVDDEIDFATYLREPLPAALGNSAGVKWKAHWLAVEGVQPAIGENPPPSSRAGPSRTPVPTTGSAALRQNAKTHLTTELQLYFTRLTAALVPPVSALPHLPGNPPPGAESHSFPDAERHRIAALASVRSDAAVAGVLAYLVRWVAESINKTLMGATGTIGCLIDVVEAILDNEVVFVEPYLHQFLGPLLSILLTVPLGPHPPSSNQMPTPSELRSRAASVLTKLVTLYGKSYPGLIPRLLSAFTRALQSSPFPSPLGADFPPAGRYEGAVLGIGALGANTVRQALWGEKGEKLDVINNLVGVLYPGDNRKGKTGLMKATFGALSLLVNPKPADSVPVAPSPDDLAEYFGANIAKALEKRPWMASELVRLHNEAVEADGDESMDED; via the exons ATGCCCGCACCGCACATGATGGGCATCTACCCGTCCGAGTCGATCCAG GAGGTCGCCCAGTCGCTCCCCCTCGACCCTCTCGGAcccggcgcggccgacctgctcgccggAGACGTAGAGTACCGCCTGCACTTTCTGCTGcaggaggccaagaagtTTATGGTGCACGGCAAGCGCACCACCCTGAcgcccgaggacgtcgagtaTGCGATGGAGGCGCTGAatgtcgag CCCGTCCTCGTTCCCCCACGGCCCCTGCCCCAGGCGCCGTTCCACGCCGTGCCCGTGTCTGCCGGCCAGAacccccagcagcagctgtaccacgaggttgacgacgagatcgacTTTGCGACGTACCTCCGCGAGCcgctccccgccgcgctgggcaACAGCGCCGGCGTCAAGTGGAAGGCACActggctcgccgtcgagggcgtgcagCCTGCGATTGGGGAGAACCCTccgccaagctcgcgcgCAGGGC CGTCCCGCACCCCAGTGCCGACGACAggctcggccgcgctgcgccaGAACGCGAAGACGCACCTCACCACCGAGCTCCAGCTCTACTTCACTCGCCTGACGGCAGCGCTCGTCCCGCCCGTGTCGGCCCTCCCCCACCTTCCTGGCAACCCGCCGCCCGGTGCCGAGTCGCACTCGTTCCCCGACGCGGAGCGGCACCGCATCGCCGCCCTGGCAAGCGTGCgctccgacgccgcggtcgccggcgtgctggcgTACCTCGTCCGCTGGGTCGCCGAGAGCATCAACAAGACGCTCATGggcgcgacgggcacgaTCGGGTGCctcatcgacgtcgtcgaggccatcctCGACAACGAGGTGGTCTTTGTCGAGCCATATCTTCACCAGTTCCTCGGCCCGCTGCTCTCTATCCTCCTGACGGTCCCCCTTGGCCCGCACCCACCAAGCTCAAACcagatgccgacgccgtccgaGCTGCGCTCGCGTGCAGCCAGTGTCCTTACCAAGCTCGTCACGCTGTATGGCAAGAGCTACCCAGGGCTGATTCCTC GCCTCCTGTCTGCGTTCACTCGCGCACTGCAGTCCTCGCCATTCCCGTCGCCCCTTGGTGCCGACTTCCCCCCCGCAGGACGCTACGAGGGCGCCGTGCTGGGCATTGGCGCGCTCGGTGCCAACACGGTTCGTCAGGCGCTGTGgggcgagaagggcgagaagctcgacgTGATCAACAACCTTGTTGGCGTGCTGTACCCCGGCGACAAccgcaagggcaagacggGGCTCATGAAGGCGACGTTTGGCGCGCTGTCTCTGCTGGTCAACCCCAAGCCGGCCGACTCTGTGCCGGTGGCACCGTcgcccgacgacctcgcAGAGTACTTTGGCGCGAACATTGCCAAGGCGCTGGAGAAGCGTCCGTGgatggcgagcgagctggtGCGGCTGCATAATGAGGCCGTGGAGGCGGATGGGGACGAGTCAATGGACGAGGATtag
- the TOA2 gene encoding Transcription initiation factor IIA subunit 2, producing the protein MSAPSGQTYYEFYRGSSIGTALTDALDELITSGDIPPQLAMRVLQQFDKSLTESLQKGVKQKTSVKGHLSTYRLCDDVWTFVVKDPQFRMEGTGSSSSGELVTAPKIKIVACKSGDAPDGRRGH; encoded by the exons ATGTCGGCACCAAGCGGACAGACCTACTACGAGTTCTATCGCGGATCGAG TATCGGCACGGCGTTGACCGatgccctcgacgagctcattACGTCGGGCGATATCCCGCCCCAGCTGGCCATGCGCGTCCTGCAGCAG TTTGACAAGTCTCTGACAGAGTCCCTCCAGAAGGGTGTCAAGCAGAAGACGTCGGTCAAG GGCCACCTGTCCACCTACCGTCTCTGTGACGACGTGTGGACGTTTGTGGTCAAGGACCCCCAGTTCCGCATGGAGGGCACCGGCTCGTC CTCATCGGGCGAGCTCGTGACCGCGCCCAAGATCAAGATCGTGGCGTGCAAgtcgggcgacgcgccagaCGGCCGCCGTGGACACTAA
- the Mob4 gene encoding MOB kinase activator-like 4, with protein MIIPPENQDERTTTYRLKRGSKLVDMPPLPPQSAVPPLSSFDGPFQLAEYLSLKVRHDPHDVKGLVDVPTDNSKAADRHVWLYEHLRRIPIDVTPLMTQLLQLCSRESCPEMKADEWQYLCVAHGGEGTDRCCAIDYILHTLDSTTALLNSSNYFPSRLQIPHASLAHFPSLFRRLSRIFSHAYFHHREAFATSEAETSLYARFVALCQRYELVGQSLLIIPPEGYEVVSGNEDEEDEDEEDDRDAEEHDVAEHDSDEEAQEAADGTEPSLDDNSPPRGREFEGVAGRSHSLDRHPVTLQSPGKWTTGSPVQPANKGKPAPAQASDVLSPPSGHVSLNGLDEAVVPPTTQTKGRNTLSRGKTPRATTVWTIGGAGSSPPKADPIPETALSRTESIDTIVHIGPEGDDEDVAAAAADEASTTGQDSPASRSPTKSASPPKDDSRSLMAQAIRARSETASLTSAGRRAPSPAKGASTPPALDTITVLAVKTEEATTATSTLLPVADSATTTLPPLPETAPCPPAPALEEDAGSIVAQDVPEQPKPSDSEWLSPKTQPVPLGSSPSKAPLLGSFKPRARSGSNTAFSPTKSPTSLPPSLPPIAVDDSSPLLPDEKLGSNALELPVPPAVSASPKSELLSVSPATKAKPKNGKGKPRSPAKVNNKTTQAKAAAAGDENRLSVEASD; from the exons ATGATCATACCTCCCGAAAATCAAGATGAGCGCACAACCACCTACCGCCTCAAGCGCGGCTCAAAGCTAGTC GACATGCCACCATTACCCCCGCAGTCGGCCGTTCCCCCACTGTCTTCCTTTGACGGCCCGTTCCAGCTCGCGGAGTACCTTTCCCTCAAGGTCCGCCATGACCCACACGATGTCAagggcctcgtcgacgtgccgacCGACAACTCGAAAGCTGCCGATCGCCATGTC TGGCTTTACGAGCACCTCCG CCGGATACCCATTGATGTGACGCCACTCATGACTCAACTCTTGCAGCTGTGTAGCCGCGAGTCATGCCCCGAGATGAAGGCGGATGAGTGGCAGTACTTGTGTGTCGCCCACGGCGGCGAAGGTACCGACCGCTGCTGCGCAATCGACTACATTCTCCACAC CCTCGACTCTACCACTGCCCTCCTCAACTCATCAAATTACTTTCCTTCCCGCTTGCAGATTCCGCACGCCTCTCTCGCCCACTTCCCATCACTGTTTCGCCGCCTGTCCCGCATCTTCTCGCACGCCTACTTCCACCACCGTGAGGCGTTTGCGACATCGGAAGCCGAGACTTCGCTGTATGCTCGGTTCGTCGCCCTGTGCCAACGCTATGAGCTTGTCGGTCAAAGCCTTCTGATTATCCCTCCGGAGGGCTACGAGGTTGTTTCAGGGAacgaggatgaggaagacgaggacgaggaggatgaccgcgatgccgaggagcacgacgtGGCGGAGCAtgactcggacgaggaggctcaggaggccgccgacggtACCGAGCCCAGTCTAGACGACAACTCGCCTCCCCGTGGAAGGGAGTTTGAGGGTGTCGCCGGCCGATCCCATTCGCTGGACCGCCACCCAGTGACTCTGCAGTCGCCTGGAAAGTGGACCACAGGTTCGCCCGTGCAGCCTGCCAACAAGGGCAAGCCAGCCCCGGCCCAAGCTTCCGACGTCTTGAGTCCCCCTAGCGGACATGTCAGCCTGAACGGCCTGGACGAGGCCGTTGTTCCTCCCACTACCCAGACCAAGGGCCGCAACACGTTAAGTCGAGGCAAGACTCCCCGTGCGACGACCGTGTGGACGATTGGTGGAGCGGGATCTTCGCCACCAAAGGCCGACCCGATTCCCGAGACGGCATTGTCCAGGACCGAGAGCATTGACACGATCGTTCACATCGGCCCCGAGGGTGACGATGAGGACgtggcggcagccgcggccgacgaggcaaGTACGACTGGCCAGGATTCGCCTGCATCGCGCAGCCCCACCAAGTCGGCCAGCCCGCCCAAGGACGACAGCAGATCACTCATGGCTCAGGCAATCAGGGCACGATCCGAGACCGCCAGTCTCACATCAGCTGGCCGCCGTGCACCTTCGCCTGCCAAGGGCgcctccaccccacccgcaTTGGACACCATCACTGTCTTGGCCGTCAAGACCGAGGAAGCGACGACTGCGACTTCAACATTGTTGCCGGTTGCCGACTCCGCGACTACAaccctccctcctctcccgGAGActgcgccgtgcccgcctGCACCGGctctcgaggaggacgccggcTCGATTGTGGCCCAGGATGTTCCTGAACAGCCCAAGCCCTCAGACTCTGAGTGGCTCTCGCCAAAGACGCAGCCTGTGCCTCTGGGCAGCTCCCCCAGCAAGGCCCCTCTCCTGGGATCGTTCAAGCCGCGCGCCAGGTCGGGCTCCAACACGGCCTTCTCACCTACCAAGTCACCGACGTCTTTACCTCCGTCGCTGCCTCCGATCGCAGTGGACGACTCTTCGCCATTGCTGCCAGACGAGAAGCTCGGGTCGAACGCTCTTGAGCTGCCGGTCCCTCCCGCCGTGTCCGCGAGCCCAAAGTCTGAGCTCTTATCCGTCTCCCCCGcgaccaaggccaagcccaagaacggcaagggcaagccgCGGAGCCCGGCAAAGGTCAACAACAAGACGAcccaggccaaggctgctgccgccggtgaCGAGAACCGCCTGTCTGTCGAGGCGTCCGACTAG
- the CNL04340 gene encoding Lipoyl synthase, mitochondrial gives MRGLTTAVDAVRASASRRTLSSVVASSSRGLATTTNPPEQPRKRFAKLDDGLTFDDFVSGEPLPSAERVVLGNTSQPRLPSFLKHPIPKGKSYTEIKKDLRGLKLHTVCEEAKCPNIGECWGGDKGEATATIMLMGDTCTRGCRFCSIKTSKAPPPLDVHEPENTAEAISRWGLGYIVLTSVDRDDLVDGGAKHIAETISKIKQKAPKILVEALTPDFANKDKKYIGLVASSGLDVFAHNVETVERCTPFVRDRRANFEQSLEVLRYAKESAAANGKEILTKTSIMLGVGEQEEELHDALRRLRAVNVDVVTFGQYMRPTKRHMKVDRYVEPVEFAKWKEVAEGMGFLYVASGPLVRSSYKAGEFFIKNVLNKRRAEAAKKAAAELSSFEAAPAEKSA, from the exons atGCGCGGACTCACCACtgctgtcgacgccgtgcgcgcctcggcgtcgcgccgcacccTCTCCTCC GTTGTGGCttccagctcgcgcggcctcgcgaccaccaccaacccccCCGAGCAGCCCCGCAAGCGCTTCGCCAAGCTCGATGACGGACTGACGTTTGACGACTTTGTGTCTGGCGagccgctgccctcggccgagcgcgtcgtgctcggcaaCACGTCTCA gccCCGTCTTCCCTCCTTCCTCAAGCACCCAATCCCCAAGGGCAAGTCGTATACCGAGATCAAGAAGGACCTTCGCGGCCTCAAGCTCCACACTGTCTGTGAGGAGGCCAAGTGCCCCAACATTGGCGAGTGCTGGGGTGGTGACAAGGGCGAGGCGACCGCGACGATTATG CTCATGGGCGACACCTGCACTCGTGGCTGCCGCTTCTGCTCGATCAAGACGTCCAAagcgcctcctcccctcgACGTTCACGAGCCCGAGAACACTGCCGAGGCCATCTCGCGCTGGGGACTGGGCTACATTGTGTTGACCAGCGTGGACCGTGACGACCTGGTTGACGGTGGTGCCAAGCACATTGCCGAGACCATCTCCAAGATCAAGCAGAAGGCGCCCAAgatcctcgtcgaggcgctcacCCCCGACTTTGCgaacaaggacaagaagTACATTGGCCTTGTTGCCAGCTCCGGCCTCGACGTTTTTGCGCACAAcgtcgagacggtcgagcGCTGCACTCCATTCGTGCGTGACCGCCGCGCCAACTTTGAGCAGTCGCTCGAGGTGTTGCGGTACGCCAAGGAGTCGGCTgccgccaacggcaaggagATCCTCACCAAGACGTCGATCATGCTCGGTGTCGGagagcaggaggaggagcttcACGACGCTTTgcggcgcctgcgcgcggTCAACGTCGACGTTGTCACTTTCGGCCAGTACATGCGCCCCACAAAGCGCCACATGAAGGTCGACCGCTACGTCGAGCCGGTTGAGTTCGCCAAGTGGAAGGAGGTTGCCGAGGGCATGGGCTTCCTGTACGTCGCCTCGGGCCCGCTCGTCCGTTCGAGCTACAAGGCCGGCGAGTTCTTCATCAAGAACGTCTTGAACAagcgccgtgccgaggcggccaagaaggccgcggccgagctgtcgTCGTTCGAGGCTGCACCAGCAGAGAAGAGCGCATAG